One candidate division WOR-3 bacterium DNA window includes the following coding sequences:
- a CDS encoding outer membrane lipoprotein-sorting protein: MKNYMKMTGILSILLIVIQTAWAEESLKAEEILKKVDEVLSAPKDLSALMKINIINKNGETKKREVQLYQKGANKRLVKVLSPADQKGIGFLSLPDDLLYVYLPAYKKTRRIAAHVKNQKFVGTDFTYEDLEAKRYADKWQSEGLKNEGEFYLLILTPKPGHISEYARVNLYVRKDDFFPVKSEFFNKKGMMIKQMEIPKTEKIKEYLIPKNYVMQDLRSGNRTEIVLEEIKVDTGLKDEIFTERNLAQ, translated from the coding sequence ATGAAGAATTACATGAAAATGACCGGCATATTGTCCATCCTGCTGATTGTAATCCAAACCGCATGGGCAGAAGAATCCTTAAAAGCCGAGGAGATTTTAAAAAAGGTTGATGAAGTCCTCAGTGCACCCAAAGACCTCTCCGCGCTGATGAAGATAAATATCATAAATAAAAATGGCGAGACAAAAAAACGCGAAGTCCAGTTATATCAGAAAGGTGCTAACAAAAGATTAGTAAAAGTCCTCTCCCCGGCTGACCAGAAAGGAATCGGGTTTCTTTCGTTACCAGATGATCTGCTCTATGTTTATCTTCCAGCATACAAAAAGACCCGACGCATTGCTGCTCATGTAAAAAATCAGAAGTTTGTCGGCACCGACTTCACCTACGAAGACCTTGAAGCCAAGCGATATGCTGATAAGTGGCAATCCGAAGGCTTAAAGAACGAAGGGGAATTTTATTTACTCATCCTCACACCCAAGCCCGGCCATATTTCCGAGTATGCGCGGGTAAATCTGTATGTGCGCAAGGATGATTTCTTTCCGGTAAAATCTGAATTTTTCAACAAAAAGGGCATGATGATAAAACAAATGGAAATTCCAAAAACCGAAAAGATAAAAGAATATCTTATCCCGAAAAACTATGTGATGCAGGACCTTCGCAGTGGCAACAGAACCGAAATTGTGCTGGAAGAAATTAAGGTAGATACCGGCTTAAAAGACGAAATCTTCACGGAGCGAAATCTTGCTCAGTAG